AATCAGTATATGCTTCATATACCTCTACAGAGGTAAACTCCGGATTATGCTTTACAGACATCCCTTCATTTCTAAAAACTCTTCCCAGCTCATATACTTTTTCTAAACCACCTACTATTAATCTTTTTAAATGGAGTTCGGTGGCTATTCTCATATACATATCTATATCCAAAGCATTGTGATGAGTTACAAAAGGTTTTGCGTTAGCTCCCCCTGCAGTGGTATGTAATATGGGAGTTTCCACTTCAAGATATCCCCTGTTATCTAAATAATTCCTTATCTCTCTCATCACCTTAGTTCTTATTATAAAAGTATCTCTAACTTCAGGGTTCACTATCAAATCTAAGTATCTCTGTCTGTATCTTAAATCTTTATCCTTTAACCCATGCCATTTTTCCGGCAAAGGCCTTAAAGATTTAGAGAGCAAATCTACTTTCTGTGCCTTTACAGAGATTTCCCCTCTCCTTGTCTTAAAAACTTCCCCCTTTATTCCAACTATGTCTCCAATGTCATATGTCTTATAAAGCTCATATTCCTGTTCACCGAGTTCATTTACTCTTACATATATCTGTACTGTACCCGATCTATCAGCAATATCCCCAAAACCAGCCTTACCGTGACCTCTTTTTGACATCAATCTACCAGCTATTGATACTGTCTTTCCATCCAATTCCTCAAAATTTTCAATTATATAATTGCATTCATGAGTCCTTGTATATCTGTCCACCTGGTATGGATCCTTTCCATCTTTGCGCAGTACATCCAACTTTTCCCGCCTAATTCTCAATATTTCATTTAAATCTACTATGTCACTGCCATTTGGCATTAGTTTTACCTCCCGAATATATCATTTGTTTTACTTGCTAATTTCTAATATCTCATACTTCATTATTCCGTCAGGTACACTGACCTCTACAATATCTCCCACCTTTTTGCCTATCAAAGCCTTTCCCACTGGCGACTCATCAGAAATTTTGTCATTTATAGGATCTGCCTCTGCAGACCCAACAATAGTATACTTTATTTCTTCGTCAAATTCCATATCCAACACTTTAACAGTAGAGCCTATGCTAACAACATCTGTAGTTATATCGTCTTGGTCTATAATTTTAGCCTTTTTAAGCATGTTCTCAATCTTTATTATCTTGCCTTCTATAAAGGCTTGTTCGTTTTTTGCTTCATCATACTCTGAATTTTCGGTTAAATCCCCAAAAGACATAGCTTCTTTGATCTTTGCCGCAACCTCAAGCCTTTTTACCGTCTTTAAATACTCTAATTCACCTTCCAACTTATCTAACCCTTCTTTGGTAAGTATAATCTGCTTTCGCACCACTTCACTTCTCCCCTTTTAATTTATCATATAGCCATTTAATTATATAATAAGCACTGAATAGGTAACGCTACCATTTGCAGTGCTTCTATATTTTAAAAAATTTTTCATCAATTTATCCTAATAATTATAAGATACCCTCTATATAATGTCAAGAATTATAATTATGTTTTATTCTATCCAGTGGCATGAGCGAGTCTTTATATAAAATTCCCTTAATTATAAATTTATACTCATCTGCTTGTTCCCATATGCTTTGCAAATCTTTGTATGAAAGTATCCTTTTATATCGTTTAATATTATTCTTATTATTACAAAATAATATACCTTCAATAAATTTATAACTATATCTTTTATGCCTATATGTGGGGTCTAATACATCCAAATAATCATTTGTTATATATAGTTCATCAAAGATAATGGCTTTGTTACGAACATAAGCATCTATTACTATATCACCGCTTAAACAACAAATTATCGCATTTTTTTTGACATTGTTATAGCCTATTTCTATTCTAGAGTCATTTAATATTACTATATCAGCATCTTTAATAACTCTACCGCCTCTTTTTACCACTCCTATGGACAAACCCTGATTTTGTGCAACTTTTTCCCTCATATTATATGCCTTTATCACATCATCGGTTACAATAGTTAAAAAGTTGCAAATCCCGGCAAATGCATAGATCAATTCTATAACATCATCATCAATTTTGCCGACAAAAGCAACTTCTATATCATTGATATCTTTACGCAAAGTATCACATATAAATTCAAAAGCTTTATAAAGATATGCCCATCTTGTAACTCTGCCCTCTATCATTGTGATAGCACTCAAATCTACACTGATATCCTCAATCTTTAAGGAGCTATCAACAGATAGGTAGCCTTTCACATCCTTCAATACAAAATCTAAAGTTTTTGATAAATAAACAGCATCACATATTTTAGGAACAGTTACATCTATACATTTATATTGTATGTTGATATCGCCTAGCTTAATACACTGTTCATCAAATCTAGTTGAATAACGTCCAGTAAGCATTGAATAAATTTTATTTTTAAACCTAGCTACCACGCTCTCGTCTGACTGGCTTAAAGTTAATAAATTTAAGTCAGGCATCGCCCAAAAATCTCCTATCCTAATTTAGTCTTTCTATCCTCGGTTTAAAATCGATCTTTCGAAGCAGATCAATATAATCATCGGCTGTGAGCTCTTCCGGTTTCTTGCCTGATAAAGCCACTAGTACTGCCTCCATGACATTTGTTCCAAAAGATCTTCCGTTTAGGTTGGGTGTCGATGTAATAAGCATTTTTACATGTCTTTTTTTAAGCTCTTCTAAATCTTTAGAAGTTACAGTATTAGTGATGATTATTTTATCTTTCATATCCTCAGGCATGTATTTCTTTATATATATGAAGTCACCTGCTATAATATCCGCATAATTATAAAATTTTTCATACTTTGATGTATTGTTTTGTTCCTGTTTTTTGCCTGTTGGATATAAAACCTCGAAAGGCAATCTTGAAAGTATAGGCATGAGTGTTATAGCTAATATGTTTAGTACATTTAAATTTTTTATTAAAAGCGGAACTTTGAGCGCAAATATAAGATCTCCGAACTTTGTATCACAACCTGCCTCTACCAATGCTTCCGACATTCCGAATCTATCCATCCCCGACACTACAAGAACCTTTTTACCCTTGAAATCAACTATCTGTTCTTTAATGAGCATATCAATCAACTTACGCTCCAATGTATTTTTCAATCCTGAACCATCTACTACAGGTGTAGTCTTGGCGGCATTTATTAAAGGCAACGCAGGTCTTATTGTATACTTCCTATTCTTACAGTGCAAATGCACATCCAGTCCACCCAATCCAAAAGCATCTACTTTCCCATCCAGTTCTTGGATAATCTCTACTGCTTTTTTAAAATCCCCATCAGTACCTATTCGCTCAATCAAAAAATCTGTACCTAATATCTCTACTTGAGCGGTATCATTCCTCGTAGATGACCCAACGCTTACGCTTACAACTCTTTTCATACTATTTACCCCTTACGTAATTTTTTTATAATTTCCATCACTACTTCAGGATCTATATACACATCCTTAGTCAAAGGAGAGTGACCTATATTAAAAGCCAGTATTTCATTACTCAAAAATGCTTTCATGAGCTCATTTCTGGCATCAGAACACATTATTATAGTAGTATCATATGTGCTCAATTCAGCAGCTATAGACATCACTTCATTTATCAGCTCAGCACCAGTTTTTTTCTCTATGAAATCCAGCCTTTCTTTTTCCGTCATAATTATTTTAAAATCTACATTCAATTGGTCTAAAACACCGCTTATTTCATCCTTATTTTCTATAGGAAATCCTATAAAAGCAATTTTCCCTCCTCGCCTTATCTCGCCCAAGCTTTCCAACTTTGAAATAAAGCTCCTATCAACATCGAGTTTTTCAGCCACCTCCTGTTGGGGTATACCCATACTCCTTAAATTAAATATCTGTTCTATTTTATTGTTTAACTTAGGCATGCTTATGGTTTTATCGCCTATCCTTATAAAATCCATAATACCCTCCTTGTGCACATACTGTGCTCATATAATTTTATTACATTTTCTCAATATTTTCAATAGCTCATACATTTTATGTGATATTAAAGCTACAACAGATGTAATTTATAAGTACTGTTAGAGCGTCAGCAAGTTTGAGGAAAGCTTGGTATTTCCAGAGGGCTGTCCCCTTGTGTCATAAATTTGTTTCATCAAATAGTATCTAAAAAATCAATTAGAATCCTCCTCATGCTATCCCTATCCTGTACCGAATTTATCAGATTTTTTATGCTGTTGGAATTTCTGATCCCTTTTATATACCATGATATATGTTTTCTCATCTCTATTACCCCAATCTTTTCGCCTTTGTATTTAATATGAGCATCCAGGTGCTGCAAGGCCTTGCTTATCTTTTGTTGGGGAGATGGTTCCGGTAGTAGCTGACCGGTTTTAATGTAATGCAGAGACCTATCAAAAATCCAAGGATTGCCCAAGGCTCCTCTTCCAATCATTACAGCATCACATTTTGTTTGCTCTAACATATGCCTTACATCTTGAGGTGAGAATATATCTCCATTCCCTATAACAGGAATACTTATATACTCTTTTATTCGTTTTATCACATTCCAATCAGCCCTGCCTGTATAAAACTGATTTCTGGTTCTACCATGAATTGTAACCGCTTGTGCCCCATTTTGTTCTGCCAATTTAGCAATTTCAACGGCATTTATAAAATCATCATCCCATCCTTTTCTTATCTTTACAGTAACGGGTTTGGCAGTTGAACTGACTACCGAATATATAATCTTTGCAGCTAAATCAGGCTGTTTCATCAAAGCTGCACCTTCTCCATTTTTTACGATTTTCTGTGCTGGACATCCCATATTTATATCAATTATATCTACCGGTAAAACATCTATCTGTTGCACAGCTTTAGCCATAATATCAGGTTGTGAACCAAAAATCTGTATCACAAACGGTCTTTCTTCAGATACACAAAAGAGAAGCTGCTTTGTTCTTTCACTATTATAATATAGGCCTTTAGCACTAACCATTTCACTGTACACCAACCCACATCCATGTTGTTTACAAATCAATCTGAAAGGCATATCTGTAATACCTGCCATAGGTGCTAGAAATATATTGTTCTCTATATTAATATTTCCTATCTTCATTGCACACCTCCTCGAAGAACATTAAATAAGCATCCTTTTTTAGGATGCTTCGTCTTTTATATCTATTATCTTCCATACCCCATTGATTTTCTCCATCTTCACTTTCTTTTGGCCGTTATCCCATTGGGGTATACTTACTCCCTCACCGGCATCTTTGATGGTTATATCCTCTACCTGTTCTTTCACAGTAGCATTTATTTTTCCGAACCAAGGAAAGAGCCACTGGGTATCCAAATTATAATTATATGTTTCTACTTCAATATCTTCAAACCTATCATTTAAAAAAATAATACTCTCATCCATTCTTTTATCAAAATATTTGTCCAACATTGTTGCATCCCCATCTTTCATAACCACTTCTGCCCTTGTCTCAAGAGCTTGGTTCAGCATCAAATATGCACTTGCAGTATCATATGCTGTAAATCCCGCTAAAACTATGATTAATATCAAAATACCTATTATAATAATTCTAGTAGCAACGAAAGTAAACAACCTGCCCCAGAAATTCCTCTCCATTTCCAGCACCCACCTTAAATTTAAATATAACTTATAATAGCATAGTTGAAAAACAATGTAAATTTACTAGTTGCTTTTGCTCACTTTTCTTTATTCTTGTCATATATTATCTTAAGGCCTTCTAGTGTCAACAGTAAATTCACCTCTTGTATCGTTTTTGATTCACTTGCTATAAGTGGAGCCATGCCTCCGGTAGCTATAACTTTTACCTCAGGATGGTTTATCTCTTGTTTCATCCTGTTTACAATATAATCAACTTGTCCAACATATCCATATATAATTCCTGATTGCATGCTGTTGATAGTATTTTTACCTATAACACTATCCGGCTTTACTAATTCAACTCTAGGTAGTTTTGATGCCCTTTGAAATAGAGCATCTGTAGAAATCTTTATACCTGGAGATATTGCACCTCCTAAATATTCTCCTTCCTCGGATATTACACAAAATGTAGTAGCTGTGCCAAAATCAACTATTATGACAGGTCCCCCATACAAACTGTATGCCGCAAGGGCATTTACAATCCTATCTGCCCCTACTTCTTTAGGATTATCATATTTTATATTAATGCCTGTCTTAATACCAGGTCCTACTACAATCGGTTGGACATCAAAATATTTGTTCACCATGCGCTCTATTGAATACATTGCCGGCGGAACTACAGAAGATATCACAACTGTTTCTATACTATCTCTCTTTAAAGAATTATGTCTTAACAATTGGTTTATCAAAATTCCATACTCATCTGCCGTCCTACCGATCTGAGTAGATATTCTCCAATGAGTTATAAGCTTCTCGCCTTGGAACAAGCCTAATACAATATTAGTATTGCCTACATCCATTACAAGTATCATAGATAACATCCTCTCGCAATGCTATTTTAACCAAATCTCTTCACCGCTTTCACAACTGCTGCTACAATAACTGCTGCTATTATTATTTCTGGTATTCCATTTACTGCTGCTATGCCAAGTATAGTCTTGCCCACCAATCCTGCATCGATACCCATCTTTTCTACAAAAATTGCAGCATGCCTTAAATACAACATACCTAATACTCCCACAGTATTTGTCAATGTTCCTATTACTGCTGAAATAATAACTGCAATGCTTTCGTTCTTACCATCTAAATTTAATATTCTTTTGATTGCAGAATATGAATAATATGCTGTTATTCCTATCAAAATCCTAGGGAAAATCGAGACAAGAGGATCCAAAAATGCTACTGAAAGAACGCTGGTGGGTCTTACAACTGCATCAAACATACTATAAAGGCCAAATATCAAACCTATAAGTGCCCCTGCGACAGGGCCTTCTATTATAGCCCCAATTATAGTCGGAACGTGAAGAATAGTAGCTTTAGCAGGACTAAAAGGTATATAAATTATACCTAAATTCGCTAAACCTAAAACTATTGATATAGCACCTAATACAGAAATTACAACAAGTTTACGTGTTTCAATTTTCATAAAAAACGCCTCCGTTCAAGTTTCTTTTTGAAGAATACCTGACGTAATAATTCTTCATTTTTATATACTACAGTCCAGTTCTATATAAAGATACTGGCTCTAAATAATCAAATTAATTATAGCAGTTTTAATGCTAAATCACAATCGTTGTTTTAGAAAATCACTGCTACATATAACGCCGTCAATAGATTCTGCATATTTTATTGCATTTAATATGGCATCACACATAGCTTTATTTGCGGCAGCATTTATTATATTGATATCACAGCTCTTATCTCCGGTGGAAAGTGCGAATATAGTATCTCCATCATACATAGTATGCGCAGGATTTATCATCCTGGCGTATGCATCCTGTGATGACTGTGCCATCTTATTCACCTGTTCTTTATTCAGCATCGCATTGGTAGCAACAACCCCGATAGTTGTGTTCTTGCTTTTAAAACCTTTGGGGCTAAAAGTTTTTAAAAGCTTATCCGGAGTATTTACAAATTCATCTGTATCAGGATCAACAGCGCCGGCAATGATATTCCCCTTAAAATCGAAAATATCACCAAAAGAATTGACTGCCACCAGTGCTCCAACCTTTATCCCCCCCTCCAATGATATACTGGATGTGCCTATACCTCCTTTCATACAGTGTTTTCCGCCCAATATCTTGCCTACTGTAGCACCTGTTCCAGCCCCTACATTGCCCTGCTCTACTGCTCTATTATTCGCCGATGCTGCAGCCATATAACCCATTTTCCTGTCCGGTCGTATTCTATAATCCCCAACATCCAAATCAAACAAAACTGCAGATGTGACTATAGGCACTTTAGTGACACCAACATCCATGCCTATACCTTTTTCTTCAAGATATTGCATTACACCACAGGCTGCATCCAAACCAAATGCACTGCCGCCTGATAAAACCACTGCATGTATCTTTTCAACCAGATTAATCGGCCTAAGCAAATCGGTTTCTCTGGTCCCTGGCGCTGATCCTCTGACATCAACTCCTGCAATCGCTCCATTTTCACATACAACAACAGTACACCCGGTCATCCCATTAAAGTCTGTAACTTGTCCAACTTTAATTCCTTCAATATCTGTAATAGATCCAACAGCCTCCCTGTTAAACATAACCATCCAACCCCCTGACAGAAATTTCTCCAGAAATCAATCTTTCTATACTACCATCCTCTTTTTTTACCACCAATCTCCCTTGATAATCTATATCCACTGCTTCTCCATAATAACTATCATTATAACCGTTTACCCTGATCTGTTTACCTATCGTCGCAGATAACTTTTTGCATCTATCCACAATATCAATTCTACCTTGCTCTACATGAAATTTACGATAGTTGATTTCTATACCCTCTATCACCTTTCTTGCTATATGAGCTCTACATACATCCTCTCCTTTCTCATTTTTCAAAGATGTAGCCTTTTCTATCAATTCTTCAGGAAAATCATCATGCTCAACATTCGCATTTATCCCTATCCCTATTATAACATAATTTACCATATCTAACTCACCGTTTACTTCTGTAAGAATACCACAGACTTTTTTACCGTTTATAATTATATCATTAGGCCATTTTATCGTTGCTTTTAATTCAGTAATATCCCTTATTGCTTCTGCAACAGCCACAGCAGAAGCTAATGTAAGAAATGGGGCCTCAGAGGTTTTTATTTCAGGTTTCAATAAAATAGACATCCATATACCTTTATATGCCGGTGACATCCAACATCTCCCCAGCCTTCCTCTTCCTTCTGTTTGTTGTTCTGCTATAGCCACTGTACCCTGTTTACATTCTTCTGTATTTATCATCCTTTTTAATACATTGTTAGTAGAGTCAACACTCTTATGGTAAATGATGTTTTTGCCGATAACAGATGTATTGAGATTGTCCTTTATCTCGTAAGGCACTAAAATATCAGGACTACTTACGAGTATATAACCTTTGTTAGGGGAAGATTTTATTATATATCCCTGCTCCCTCAAAGAGTTTATATGCTTCCACACAGCTGCTCGAGTAACACCTATATCATCGCTTATCTTTTCCCCCGAAATATATTTTCCTTTGTTCTGCTTTAGTATTCCTAAAACTTTATCTATCAAAATTATCCTCCCCAATGTAATCTGCTTTAATATAATGCAATCATTTAAGAATATAATAACATAAAAAGATACAAAATTGCTTTGTATCTTTTTATGTTGTTGTTTATCCCGGTATACAAATCTTCTGGCCTATCTGTAAAGCGTTGGGGTTTACACCGGGATTGGCAGCTATCAAAGCCTGCACTGTTACATTGAATTGTTGAGCTAACTTATAAAAAGTGTCTCCCTGTTTTATGACATATTCTTTTGAACCTGGAGGACAAGCTGGGGAAGGTGCTGCAGGTGGTATACAAATCTTCTGCCCTATCTGCAAAGCATTGGGATTCACACCGGGATTGGCAGCTATCAAAGCCTGCACTGTTACATTGAATTGTTGAGCTAACTTATAAAAAGTATCCCCCTGTTTTATGACATATTCCGTTGAACCTGGAGGACAAGCTGGGGAAGGTGCTGCAGGTGGTATACAAATCTTCTGCCCTATCTGCAAAGCATTGGGATTCACACCGGGATTGGCAGCTATCAAAGCCTGCACTGTTACATTGAATTGTTGAGCTAACTTATAAAAAGTGTCTCCCTGTTTTATGACATATTCCGTTGAACCTGGAGGACAAGCTGGGGGAGGTGCCGCAGATGGTATACATATTACTTGCCCTATAAAAAGCCTTCTTGGGTCTATACCCGGATTTGCCTCAAGAAGATCATCTAATGATACATTAAATCTACGTGCTATTGAATAAAGCGTATCTCCGGCTCTTATAATGTAGTAATTTCCTTCAGGACAGGGGGGATAAATAGGCTGCATAGGAATACAGATTCTCTGTCCTACCCGCAAAGACATCGGGTCTATTGAAGGATTGGCAGACATTATAGCCCCAACTGTAGTATTAAAACGTCTAGCAAGGCTATATAGTGTATCCCCGGCTCTTATTACATATGGTCTTGTTCCTGGAGGACATTGCCTATATGGGAATTCCATCATATATTATCAACTCCGATATATATAATATTATACAAATATTATATTCATACTACTATATAAATGTTCATCACAAATAAAAAAAGACAAAGAGGACAGTCAGCTGGCCATCCTCTTTGTACTCTTCACCATTTATTTGTTCTATATAATATATTTACTCTTTTTACGTGGCATGTTATCCAGTTCAGCCTTTTTATCTTGATAACCCGGCCTACCCATCATGGCATATGTTGCGTTCTTGCCTTCTTCCACACCAGGTTGATCGAATGCATTTATTTGCAACAATTCTCCTACAAAAGCCGTTTCAAGTTCAAACATATATAACAGCTGACCTATAGTAAATTCATTTATTTCCGGAAGTATTATTGTACAATTCAACTTGCCACTTTTTGTAACAGCTATTTCAGTAGCCCTCTGTTCATAATTTATCAATTGGTTCATAGTATGCCCGCCCAGATAAGAAACATTTTCCATATCCTCGAACATATTAGGTATTTCTACTGTATCTTCAAAGTTTTCCACCCGTATGAAAGTAATAACTTTGTCGTTAGGGCCCTCGTTGTATAATTGTATTTGTGAATGCTGATCGGTAACTCCCAATGCTTTTACAGGAGTCTGACCGGTATTTACTATATTCCCTTTTATATCATACTTTTTCCCCAAACTCTCCGCCCATAATTGGCTATACCAGTCAGATATATATTTTAACGACTGTGAATACGGCATCATTACCGATATGTTTTTATCTTTCTTCATTGCAATATGATGCAATAATCCATTCATATAGGCCGGATTTTTAAAGACATCATCGCCCTTGCATATCTCGTCCATATATTTTGCCCCATCAAGCAATTGCATTATATCTATGCCACATACTGCTGCTGAAAGAAGGCCTACAGGACTCAATACTGAAAATCTACCGCCTACATTTTCAGGTATGTAAAAGGCCTTATACCCGTATTTCTTTGAAATTTCTAATAGGCTTCCCTTTTTGCTATCAGTTGTTACAATGATCCTGTCCCGGGCCCTTTGTTCACCTATCTTGTCAATAAGGGCCTTTCTAAATACCATGAAACTAGACATGGTCTCACTGGTACCACCGGATTTTGTGATCACATTAAAGGCAGTTTTCTCTAAATCGAGTATTTCCAAAAATCCTGAAATAAATTCAGGATCGATATTATCCAGTACGAATAAGCGGGGGCATCCCTTCCTTTGTTCTTTTGTCAATAGATTATAATAAGGCTTGTTTATCGCATAATTCAGCGCTATATTGCCTAATGCTGACCCTCCTATTCCCAATACAACAAAATTGTCTATTTTCTCTTTTATACTTTTAGAAAATTCCATTATCTCTTTTGCTAATTGTTGTTGGTATGGCAACTGCATAAATCCCAACACATTGCCCTGGCGTTTTTGTATAATCTCCCTATGTGCTTTTTTTATGTCCTGCTCCATCGATTCTATTTCTTCAAACGTTATACCTCCATCGCCTACGAATTCTTTCATCATATTGTTATAATCAAATCTTATTTTAAAGTCTTCATATGATTGTTTCATAAAAAAACTCCTTTCAGCTTCTTGCTATAGTATCGGCCACCTTTACCACTTTGCAAATATTATCTATCCCCCGGACCCTTATTAAATCAACTCCTTTGGCTATCGCCATTGTGATAACAGGAGCGATGCCCTCGATGTGATTTTGCTCATCAATGAAGGTATCTCCTATCAGTGGCTGACGAGAGGTACCTATCATTATAGGATAGCCTAATGATTTGAACTCTTCTAGCCTATTCAATATTTCTATGCTTTGTGCAGCATTTTTGCATAATCCTATTCCTGGATCTATAACTATATTATCATCGCTGACACCTGCATCCAATGCAATTTTAATTCTTTTTTTAATAAAATCATATATTTGAGATATGATATCCCTATCGATACGCAATGTATCACCATGAACTATAATTATACACTTGTTTTTCTGGGCAGCAATACTAGAAATGTTTTTAAATTGGTCTTGATCAATAACAAAATTGAATACTGATACGCCTTTATCTATCAATTCAGGCAAACATTCATCATACACATTTATACATATAGGTATTTTGAGGTGATCATGTATCTGTTCTACTGATTCTAAAGCAAATTCCTTATCGGTATCACCTTCCCAAGTTATTTCAATAATGTCTGCGCCTTTATTTTTAATCTTTTCAGCCACAGACATCACTTGATTTTGCTCTTGATAATTATGTATATTGAGTACATCCATCAATAAAGTGCGTTCTCCTAGTATAAACCCTTGATTTCCGCAGGATAGTTTCCTAGGCGAATACTCTTTATATAGATCGATAGTTTGCTTTATCTGGTTGGCTACATCCTTGAGGCCGAAGGGTTGGAGTTTTAATTTATATACCAACTGATTCAGCTGCCTATATGTACCCATAAGCAGCACATCTGTGTTTTTTATCGATAAATTCACACATCCTTTATTTATAGCAGCGTCTCCACCCTTTGATAATATCTCTTGCTTTAAGATATTTGCAGCTATAGGAGCAACCCCTTCAATTTTTATGGTAAAATGAACAGCCTTCCCTGCAAGGGAATTAGTTGATTCCGGCATAACTCCTATCTTATTGATGGTCTCTTTAGCATCTGCAATATCCCTTATATTTATTACTCTGATATTATACATAAAAGCTCCCATCCTTCTCATCTATTATTTTCTCAATATCTTATCTTGTGCTTTTTGGATAAATTCAGCTGAGTTCACAATATATCTCTTATGCACTGCAGTACCTATTTTTTGAATCTCATCAAAAACATCTGCTACAAAGGTTATCTCCCTGTCATCCACATCAACGATTTGGATATCTGCTCTTATTTTTAGACCGCAGGGAGTTGGAGCTATGTGTTTAGCGTTTATTTCAGTGCCAACAGTAGTATATCCTTCAGGCAGCAGTTCCTTTACCGTATCAGCTGAAACCTTTTCAATAATCGTCACCATAACTGGGGTAGCAAGGACATCTACAGCACCACTACCTACTTCTGCAGCAGTATGTTCCTTATTCACTTCCATTTCTATACTACCTTTTATACCCTTATTTATGCCTAAATCCATACATTTTACACCTCATCTTTCTTAAAATGTGTAAAAAAATGAGGCATTTAATAAATTAAATACCCCACTTTTTCGATTTTTATTATGCACTTGCAAATACTTCCTCAAACTCTTCCACGTCAAGTTTTTCTCTTTCAAGAAGACTTTGAGCAACATTATGAAGTTTGTTTATATTTTCTTTAAGCAATCTTTCAGCTTTTCTGTAAGCATTTTCTATTATAGTCTTTATCTCTTCATCTATCAAGGCAGCTACCTTTTCGCTATAATCCTTATTCTGGCTAAAATCCCTGCCTAAGAATATCTCGTCTTGCTTTGTGCCAAAAGTGATCGGTCCTAGATTCT
The DNA window shown above is from Clostridia bacterium and carries:
- a CDS encoding quinate 5-dehydrogenase, which gives rise to MKRVVSVSVGSSTRNDTAQVEILGTDFLIERIGTDGDFKKAVEIIQELDGKVDAFGLGGLDVHLHCKNRKYTIRPALPLINAAKTTPVVDGSGLKNTLERKLIDMLIKEQIVDFKGKKVLVVSGMDRFGMSEALVEAGCDTKFGDLIFALKVPLLIKNLNVLNILAITLMPILSRLPFEVLYPTGKKQEQNNTSKYEKFYNYADIIAGDFIYIKKYMPEDMKDKIIITNTVTSKDLEELKKRHVKMLITSTPNLNGRSFGTNVMEAVLVALSGKKPEELTADDYIDLLRKIDFKPRIERLN
- the greA gene encoding transcription elongation factor GreA; translated protein: MRKQIILTKEGLDKLEGELEYLKTVKRLEVAAKIKEAMSFGDLTENSEYDEAKNEQAFIEGKIIKIENMLKKAKIIDQDDITTDVVSIGSTVKVLDMEFDEEIKYTIVGSAEADPINDKISDESPVGKALIGKKVGDIVEVSVPDGIMKYEILEISK
- the dusB gene encoding tRNA dihydrouridine synthase DusB; the protein is MKIGNINIENNIFLAPMAGITDMPFRLICKQHGCGLVYSEMVSAKGLYYNSERTKQLLFCVSEERPFVIQIFGSQPDIMAKAVQQIDVLPVDIIDINMGCPAQKIVKNGEGAALMKQPDLAAKIIYSVVSSTAKPVTVKIRKGWDDDFINAVEIAKLAEQNGAQAVTIHGRTRNQFYTGRADWNVIKRIKEYISIPVIGNGDIFSPQDVRHMLEQTKCDAVMIGRGALGNPWIFDRSLHYIKTGQLLPEPSPQQKISKALQHLDAHIKYKGEKIGVIEMRKHISWYIKGIRNSNSIKNLINSVQDRDSMRRILIDFLDTI
- the lysS gene encoding lysine--tRNA ligase, which produces MPNGSDIVDLNEILRIRREKLDVLRKDGKDPYQVDRYTRTHECNYIIENFEELDGKTVSIAGRLMSKRGHGKAGFGDIADRSGTVQIYVRVNELGEQEYELYKTYDIGDIVGIKGEVFKTRRGEISVKAQKVDLLSKSLRPLPEKWHGLKDKDLRYRQRYLDLIVNPEVRDTFIIRTKVMREIRNYLDNRGYLEVETPILHTTAGGANAKPFVTHHNALDIDMYMRIATELHLKRLIVGGLEKVYELGRVFRNEGMSVKHNPEFTSVEVYEAYTDYHGMMDLTEGMISTIAEKVLGTKKINYQGQEIDLTPPWNRITMVQAVKQYTGIDFNKITELDDAKQAAQEIGLEEAKDYKSIGEIINYVFEEKVESKLIQPTFITDYPVEVSPLAKRIPNNPDYTYRFELFITAREMANAFSELNDPIDQKQRFEQQAKQRAEGDEEAHMMDADFVNALEYGMPPTGGLGIGVDRLIMLLTDSYSIRDVILFPTMKPLE
- a CDS encoding transcriptional regulator, with amino-acid sequence MDFIRIGDKTISMPKLNNKIEQIFNLRSMGIPQQEVAEKLDVDRSFISKLESLGEIRRGGKIAFIGFPIENKDEISGVLDQLNVDFKIIMTEKERLDFIEKKTGAELINEVMSIAAELSTYDTTIIMCSDARNELMKAFLSNEILAFNIGHSPLTKDVYIDPEVVMEIIKKLRKG
- a CDS encoding ECF transporter S component; this translates as MKIETRKLVVISVLGAISIVLGLANLGIIYIPFSPAKATILHVPTIIGAIIEGPVAGALIGLIFGLYSMFDAVVRPTSVLSVAFLDPLVSIFPRILIGITAYYSYSAIKRILNLDGKNESIAVIISAVIGTLTNTVGVLGMLYLRHAAIFVEKMGIDAGLVGKTILGIAAVNGIPEIIIAAVIVAAVVKAVKRFG
- a CDS encoding type III pantothenate kinase, giving the protein MILVMDVGNTNIVLGLFQGEKLITHWRISTQIGRTADEYGILINQLLRHNSLKRDSIETVVISSVVPPAMYSIERMVNKYFDVQPIVVGPGIKTGINIKYDNPKEVGADRIVNALAAYSLYGGPVIIVDFGTATTFCVISEEGEYLGGAISPGIKISTDALFQRASKLPRVELVKPDSVIGKNTINSMQSGIIYGYVGQVDYIVNRMKQEINHPEVKVIATGGMAPLIASESKTIQEVNLLLTLEGLKIIYDKNKEK